ATGCAGCAGTTAGTGATTTTGTCAGGTTGTTTCACAGATCACATTATACACTATTTTTGGACTGCTTTAGCTAAGGTCAGATTAGGTAGcaataatcggggtctgtgaaactcgGCACTTAATTTGGGAGGCAAAGGAAATCCAGCTGGCAGGGCAATCCTTTCAGTGACTGGGACAAATGGATGCTGGCGATGGTGCAGTGATGGACCCGAGATTCAGCCCTGTCTGTCCCTCTGTTCACAGCGAATTCAACACTCTGACTACAATAATGAGCTGACGCAGTTCCTGCCCCGCACCATCGTGCTCAAGAAGCCCCCCGGGGCACAGCTGGGCTTCAACATTCGGGGAGGGAAAGCGTCCCAGCTGGGAATCTTCATCTCCAAGGTAAGGTCTCGATAGACCCCTATGGCGCTCCGGTAGACCCCCATTCGGACCGAGACTCCAATGTGTCGATAGTGGCGTGCTCTGTTTCCATGTCTCCCTGTTGATATTGAACGGCCTCTCTTTCTTGTTCACAGGTAATCCCAGACTCGGATGCACACCGTGCTGGGCTGCAGGAGGGGGATCAGGTCCTGTCAGTGAATGAAATTGACTTCCAGGACATTGAACACGCCAAGGTGAGGGAAACACACTTGGTATTGGCCTCTTCCATTGTAATCCGCCCTGTGTTCTGGCCTCAGTCTGCATTAAGGACAATCGGGTCCCTCGTATTACCTTgtgaacagtttattttagtcaACCTGTAGACTCAGTTGAGACTTGGTTCACGCTGGGAGAAATGCAATCAGTTCACAGCATAAATGCCAGACGCCTGGCACCTGGCCATTTCAATAATAAACCCAAACAAGGGGCGTTCTGAAACCCAGCACTGGATGCAGGACAGGAGTGCTCACCCAGAACAGTTTCCCAAGCAGGGTTTTGAACAGTGACACAGGAAGATGTTGCTGTTAAATAAATCCAAGCCGTGTTTCCTCTCCTTTCAGGCTGTGGAGATTTTGAAGACTGCCCGTGAAATCCTGATGAGGGTGCGCTTCTTCCCTTACAGTGAGTCCCACTTCTACCTCTAGTCAGTCTAACTACCTCCTGTGCCATCGGGGTTTGAAAATCCCATGCATTCGGTGTGTCTGTCCTGTGATCATGTGTCATCTGGAATGTAATGTGTTTACTGTGGGAGCCCGAGTCAGCTGATGCAGGATTCTCAGTTAAATCCCCCTGCTGTACAGATTAGTCTTTCACCATTCCAGGGAAGGGTCGCCCATgcttataatatattttataatatgtggGGAATGATAGAGCAGCCACCTCAGTGTACGTTTCCCCTCTATTTTTCTGCCTAGACTACCAGAGACAGAAGGAGAGGACGGTCCACTAACAGAAGAGGTGATTGGAGTAACTGTGCCCGTGGGAAACACAGCTTTGCCTTGATAGTGAGACCATGGGGCAGCATTGGGGGCTGTGGGTGTTACTGGCACACTCGCACACCCATTGGTAACCATGCTGTGTGAAGAACAAGGCATCAGTGGCACTGCAGTTTAGCTGTCTTCAGTCATTCCTTTTCAGTGATTGGTTAGGAGGGAAAGCAGCTCATTAATAGTACCTGTGAGGGGGCGGGGCTGCTGACTACTACTCCATTATTAATGAGCTGTGATTTCCTATGAGCCAATCCAGAACATGAATGCTGCTCCAATTCTGAAGTCTGCACCTGGTGTTGCAGAGACAAAATAAGCAATCGGCTACACATGATATAGTTTTTAGGTACTAAGAATAAAATCAGATTTTGATCATATTgtagtatttattaaaattaaaaattatttttaaagggatGTTTACAGGAATGTAGACTGTGTAGGGCATTAGTGGGCTGTGGTTGTTTCCTGGGGAGGGATGTGTTTTACTAATTTTCTTGTTTCACCTGCAGTGTTCCTCTGTCCTATTAAGTGCATGGATAAATATAGTTACAAAAACACGCTGCTTTGAGGGTGATGCATTACTCTTGTCATTTTTAAACTGGTGCCCATGACAACAGTCTAGTGTTTCCAAATTAGCAGTCCTTTTAATTGGTTCCTGTTTGCTGCTTAATTGTTgagcaattaattaatttgttgttcCAGCTGATGTACAGGATAGAATTAATAGAAGTCAGAAGATTCCTTCTAATAAAACTCCCAATTCTACTTGGTTCAGAAAATCACCAAGGGTCATTATTGCCTTTTAAGCCTCCACTGGGCCAGAGAGATCAGTTCATTAATGTTGAGTGGACAGGCTACTGAGGAGACCTGTGTTTGACAAGGATGGACAAAAGAAAGCCTTTTCATGAGTACTAGTTTCATAGGGAGAGGAGATGGCTAGGGGGAATGAACACTATCTTTCTAATTCTAATGGTATTTTCACTGCTGTATTTTACTCTGTTCtgtaggtttgtttttaaatggcttaTTTTGATCGGACAAACTACACTGGAGCCACTAATTACCCGGTATATTAACTAAAGAGCATTTACATACAGAGGAGTTGTGTAAAATGATGCGTTTGTGTTTCCTCTTGCAAACTGGAGTAAACACTGAATAAACCTGCCCCATTTTAACAGTCAACACAGCGTGCAGTCCTAACATTTCCAGAACAGTTCAAGCACCTGGGCAGATCCACTGGCTGCACACAAAAGTTCTGTCCTGCATGTGTCAATCCATCAAGATAAATAGGATTTTGCATAATTCAATTTggttatgggaaaaaaaaaaaagcaaagcggCATTACTTGTAATCCTCTGTTCTTTTTCGTTGTGCAAATGTTCCTATTGATACATTCTTCACAGTCAGTCTAGTAACATTGCAGAGTCAAGCTAAAAATAACCTAGGTGATACAATAAGCCAAAAGCGCTTTCCAGCAAAGACAAATCAATGTTGTTAAGTCCCTTTGACATACTCACTGCGAAAAAAGAGTGATGCTGAAGACTTGTTCTACTACCCCTACCTTTTTCTCTTTGAAAATATGTAGTATTTAAAATTTGAGCTTAAGTAATAAAttatccttgtgtgtgtgtgtgcgtgtgtgtgtgcataagaTGGGAATCAAATTTTTCTAAAGCTTAATGCTACCGAGATGCAATAAAAGGTTATTGTGCTGCATGGCACAGCATGTTAAGAGTAATGACGATGACAGCAGTGTGTCTGGCTGCCTTTCAGATCTGATAGGAGTGCTCAACAGTGCCTTTATTTCTTGATTCCAATACCCCCTCGCTTTCTTTTTGGACCCTGCAAATCTGTATCACAAGAACAGTCCAGGACTGCTGACAAAAATATACTATTACATTTTGGACATATATACTTTTTCAGCATCCTAATGTAtgatgtgtttctgttttaagtCAGCATGGTTTGAACAGAGTGGAGTCATTCTCTTTATGGGTGTTTGCAGAAACAGTGCTGTCACATAAAATTTAACTATTAGGTTGTGCCGAAGTCTAAGCAGCAAGGGATCATTCCAGTGCTAGGCACAGGTCAGAAATGAATTTTGCATGGAATATGATAGAATCTCGTTTTTAAATATTCACTGTTGTTTAATCTTTCTCGCTTGTAAAACTGTATCGGATCACTGACTAATGCTATTATAACACGAAATGAATAAAgactttattctgtattttatttactctATACAGGTtgacttttaaagaaaaaaatgccaaGGTTGTTTAAATACGGTGGAACATTACGCAACCTATATATTTGCTTAGAAGTTGGGTTCAGTTTTAGTAATATTAATGATAAAACAGATTATTTGTATCACTATGAAATTAAAATAAGGGTGTGTTTTCTCAGTAGTTACAGTTTCAATGTGATTTTGTTAAATCTTCTAGTTTTAAAAGCTTCTACAGACCCAGCCCTTTTAAATGAAGTCACACACTTTTAATAACGACACAGTACTTAAGGCGTGGTTAATATTTATGGAATCAGAGAGACTTGGAGTCTTTTTCCTCCATTGTAAGAGAGCTTGTCACTTTGTGACAGTGCCAGGGACAGTAGAACTGGCTGAACATCATTCTTTCTAACAGTGAAGTAAACTGCGCACCAGGAGATCTTGCAGCCAAGACTAGTCTGAAGAGTGAGAAGATTATTCCTGTACGTGTCATGCATTCCGTGATGTAACCCTTAGCAACGACTTGACAACACAATCCCAACTGTAGTCCTTCAGAGTAGGAGCTTGTGGCTTGCAGGCCTGTTCTCTCAGTTCAGTTGTgctcttttttttcctcttccccgtcgctctctctctcctcccgcACCCCGCTCTCGTCCACATTCTCCAGGGACTCTGTGCGCTGGATGTCCAGCGCTGACAGGCTAAGGAAGGGGAGGGGGGCGCTCTGTTCGGGGTGTAGCCATGGCTTCTTGTTGGGAGAGTTGCTCTGTTTCCACTCCACGTAGCACTGGCCTGCCCTGTGCATCTTCTTCAGGACctacagcacagagagagaaagggagcgGCGTGGAGTTATTCTGTGCTCTGGAACTGATCTGATAAGAGCGTTTCTCCGGCTCTGTGATAGACCTCTGTACATAGTTACAGTGTTTGTGCCAGTTCCAGATTCCTTCAATAGTTCAGCCCCAAGGGCTTTGCAGATGTATCATAACTGGGGTAAGGGTTTTGAATGACTAATCGCGAGCTGTGCTTTTGATTGATCTCTTCATACCAAACAAAAAGGAAGCAACAGCAAAGTGTTGCCAAGGATCTGCCTGCACTGCGAGATACTGGATTTCATTATGAACTACATGAATCAGACAGAGGCTGTAGAGAGGATTGGAGATTCACCTGGGGGGCCAGGTACTGAGATGCCTTGTTCACAAACCACTTTGGGAGCGACCCTGAAACAGAGCTAGAGgttagagacacacacacaggaatactTAATTACAGTGGGGTTACTGTTTTAGAAAATATAACATAAGCTGGATTTACTAGGAATTCACACATCAGTTCAAGCCTCAGACAGGTTCCTGTGTTCCCTGTTACAAGAAACTGCTTTAGGTTCATGCTGTCTCAGCACAGCTAGGAAGGGTGTACCTCTGGGGTCTGCCTGGCACAGGTAGGTGAAGGTGCAGCTGTTGGGCCCCGTCGGCTTTACCAGGAACCCTGTAAGAATGGAGATCGCCCGCACCAGGTCCTTCCGAGGGGGGTACTTCTACAAAAGAAAGAGGGCAGAGCTCAGCTTGTGTTTCACCGGTACAGAACAACTGTAGCTGTTTAAAACTGGTTCTGAACAACAGCATGCCAGGCAGGCTTGGATAACGTTAGATACGGACCGGGTGTTTGACAGAGTAGTTGATGATCATGTATTCGTCATCTTTCACTCGCCAGGACCTCAGGGTCACCACATCTCTGTTCTTCAGTGGCTTCGGGCACCTCCCTGACAGCAAACACAAAAACTGTCAACAACAACAGAACGAGCTGGGGGACTGACAGGTAGTGTGCTTTAGTGGTTAGGGCTCAGGGACTAGGaagtagtgtggtctagtggttagggtTGAGGGACTAAGAGGTTGTGCAGTCTAGTGGTTAGGGCTGAGGTACTAGGAGGTAGTGTGGTCTAATCCTCAGAGCCGAGTGACTGGGAGGCTGTGTAGCTTTAATGGTTGTTGTAAAGGAGGGACTGGGGGGCAGCGTGGCTCTGATGATTGGAGTTCAGggactggggggcagtgtgcACTCACAGGAGTAGTACCCCACGTCTGCGTTGACGGTGATCCGTGCTATATCAAAGCTCTCTATGACGTTGGTGTCCCACTTCCTGCGGTACTCCTCATCATGAAGAACATCGTACATGGTCGCAGCTGAGACATCCTTCATTGCCATTCTGCACTGGAATTACAACGAGGGACAAGAGAGTGACGCGCAAGAGCCTAGCAACCTGTAACCCAGGGAGGTTAGAGAGGAGGGGTTGGGAGAGAGAAAGCTGGTTTATAACCGATTATTGATCGCTACCTAAATAAACACCCACTGCAATTCTCCTAAGCTCACAAGTGCAATTATGATAGATAAGGGTtgattaataatgcattttatctGCGTTCCTGTCAGCTGAGGTTTTAATGACAGTATACTGCGACAGGAAGCACCACCGAAACCAGTCAATGACAGTATACTGCCACAGGAAGCACCACCGAAACCAGTAAAGGAGAGAGAGTGAAACTAAGATACACAGTAAGGTGCGGAGGGTCAATCTGTGCCCTCACGAACTCGTCATCAAAATCAGCTTTCCTGTGAGAATAATTCACCCTCCTTACCTGGTTTCGTTGGTTACCAAAACCAAAAGCTATTTGACCACGTTTTGTTAATTTGCACAGTAAGGTTTTGTGTATGACCACGTACTCTCGTCACTTGACTGGTTTAGATGTTTGTATGGGAAATTTTCATGAATATTCAAATACTGGTGCAAACAGGCCATGTACAGATCAATAGCACATATCTGGTACATTATTCATAAGAAATATAACttctaaatattacaaatatttattatactTGGCTTACTCTGATCTTGTGAATTTTCACTTGGTTCTGGCTCCGGTCGTGATGAGCCGATGCCGAGGGAGGCAAGTCGATCCAAACCTCCATGCCcgatttactgtatttattgatcCAGCCTTCCTGAGACTCGCACTGTACGCGGAACCGGGAAAAATCCGAGTCATCAGGCACTTTCACTGAGCCTTGAGCCATCTGTGTGAGTCTACGAGTGGAAAAGGAGTGAGCCAGCCCGGTGCCTAGGGAGAAGGGATGGAAAGCGACCCGGAGAAGAAAGTGGTGTTCTGCGTTCTGTCGTATCGGAACCAGGGACAAACGAAAagcaaagtagttttttttttttttttgttgttgtttcagagGAATTTGAACACGTGGTTCTGTGATCGTACCACGGAACGCATAAACTATTTTCCGTGTGTTTCCAGCAATCAACCCGCCGATTACCGCCGGCTTCCCCGGGCGTTTAGGCTGCTTTTCCCCCTGGCTCGCAGACAAGCGACACAGTATATCCGGACTCCCTGGGGGTAAACTTCCAGGAATTACGGTAGGTGCACCAGATACGCAGGTCAGAGACAAACAAGTTGCTTATGTAAGCACAATGTTGCTCTCCTATCTAAACCCGGATTAGGTATTATTCCGAGTCTGAAGACTCTACAGATAAACGCTGATCAAAACATAGCGAGCCTACAGCTTCCAGCAGGCAATCCACTTACAGCCCGTAGATTATCAAAGAGCTCCGCAGCACACCTGCCTCCGCAGAGTCCCAGCAATACAAAACCACGCGACATCGCTAACCACGCCCTCTTGAACAGGATTGGTCGAgttggatatatatttttttttttcaatggctttGGTAGTAACAGTCGTTTACCTGTCGCTATTGGTACGAATCGGGCCTGTCTAAAGTTGGCTTTGTGATTGGTTCattatgaaacataaaaaaatacagcacaaacCACTTTAGGAGACTAGTCCGCTTCTCATTGGCGAGAAGTCCCACCTTCTAGAACACAGTTGTAGGATACAACAAAACGGAGCTAATCGAATCCCATTAATTAAATCAGACACGTAGCAACACCACCCCTGTAGCATACTTTTGCAAAAACAGGCTCATTCCATACACTTTGATAGAGGCTTGTTGGGAGCTCGGTTGGTTGGTGCTTCTGTAATCTTAACAATGCATTGCTGTTTTTACGTGGAACAGTCTCAAGTGTCCCTCTATTCAGGACAAACACACCTCCCTGTAGTACTTACTAATGAATGAGCAAAGGTCACATACATCTTCCGAAGAATCTGCACACCATCACATAAATACAGAATGTCAAATCAAGCAGAAAAATCACGCTTGTTTGGTGAAATCTCTTAACTTTATTTTGGGTGATACACttcggtgtttttttttgtacagcaggTAATAGTACATTATTCACAGAAACTTCGCTAAAGACTagacagcatgtttaaaatctaaaattgACAGACACCCCTGATAGCACACAGCTGAACATTCAGTCAGTGACAAGTAGCAATAGTGACCAGCTTAGATATAGCtatttaatatgtaataataataataataataataataataataataataataataataataataataataattcaatatttatctatatgtttttctttttttaaaaagcaaagtataCAGACCAGGGATCTAACAAACAAACTACAGCGAAGA
This window of the Polyodon spathula isolate WHYD16114869_AA chromosome 7, ASM1765450v1, whole genome shotgun sequence genome carries:
- the LOC121318852 gene encoding START domain-containing protein 10-like: MAQGSVKVPDDSDFSRFRVQCESQEGWINKYSKSGMEVWIDLPPSASAHHDRSQNQVKIHKIRCRMAMKDVSAATMYDVLHDEEYRRKWDTNVIESFDIARITVNADVGYYSWRCPKPLKNRDVVTLRSWRVKDDEYMIINYSVKHPKYPPRKDLVRAISILTGFLVKPTGPNSCTFTYLCQADPRGSLPKWFVNKASQYLAPQVLKKMHRAGQCYVEWKQSNSPNKKPWLHPEQSAPLPFLSLSALDIQRTESLENVDESGVREERESDGEEEKKEHN
- the LOC121318853 gene encoding PDZ domain-containing protein 11-like; this encodes MDPKIDDDYPLPVVLLPSYENPPAWIAPQERIQHSDYNNELTQFLPRTIVLKKPPGAQLGFNIRGGKASQLGIFISKVIPDSDAHRAGLQEGDQVLSVNEIDFQDIEHAKAVEILKTAREILMRVRFFPYNYQRQKERTVH